Proteins co-encoded in one Streptomyces sp. NBC_01283 genomic window:
- a CDS encoding 2-oxoacid:ferredoxin oxidoreductase subunit beta, translating to MADTKTEGTGSTIEALSLVPKAEAKQSMKDFKSDQEVRWCPGCGDYAVLAAVQGFMPELGLAKENIVFVSGIGCSSRFPYYMNTYGMHSIHGRAPAIATGLASSRRDLSVWVVTGDGDALSIGGNHLIHALRRNVNLKILLFNNRIYGLTKGQYSPTSEVGKITKSTPMGSLDAPFNPVSLAIGAEASFVARTVDSDRKHLTSVLREAAEHPGTALVEIYQNCNIFNDGAFEVLKDKQQAEEAVIRLEHGQPIRFGAPLENGLGSKGVVRDAATGDLKVVPVTSETESQILIHDAHSTSPTLAFALSRLADPDTLHHTPIGVFRNVERPVYDTLMSDQLDTAIEQNGKGDLAALLAGGDTWTVERSS from the coding sequence ATGGCTGACACGAAGACCGAAGGCACCGGGAGCACGATCGAAGCGCTTTCCCTGGTCCCCAAGGCCGAGGCCAAGCAGTCCATGAAGGACTTCAAGTCCGACCAGGAGGTGCGCTGGTGCCCCGGCTGCGGTGACTACGCCGTCCTGGCCGCCGTGCAGGGCTTCATGCCCGAACTCGGCCTGGCCAAGGAGAACATCGTCTTCGTCTCCGGCATCGGCTGCTCCTCCCGCTTCCCGTACTACATGAACACCTACGGGATGCACTCCATCCACGGCCGCGCCCCCGCCATCGCCACCGGACTGGCCTCCTCACGCCGCGACCTGAGCGTGTGGGTGGTCACCGGCGACGGCGACGCACTGTCCATCGGCGGCAACCACCTCATCCACGCCCTGCGCCGCAACGTCAACCTGAAGATCCTGCTCTTCAACAACCGCATCTACGGCCTCACCAAGGGCCAGTACTCCCCGACCTCCGAAGTCGGCAAGATCACCAAATCCACGCCGATGGGCTCCCTCGACGCACCCTTCAACCCCGTCTCCCTCGCCATCGGCGCCGAAGCCTCCTTCGTGGCCCGCACCGTGGACTCCGACCGCAAACACCTCACCTCGGTACTGCGCGAGGCCGCCGAACACCCCGGCACCGCCCTGGTGGAGATCTACCAGAACTGCAACATCTTCAACGACGGCGCCTTCGAGGTCCTCAAGGACAAACAGCAGGCCGAAGAAGCCGTCATCCGCCTGGAACACGGCCAGCCCATCCGCTTCGGAGCACCCCTGGAAAACGGCCTGGGCTCCAAAGGCGTCGTCCGCGATGCGGCCACCGGTGACCTCAAAGTCGTCCCGGTCACCTCTGAGACCGAGTCTCAGATCCTCATCCACGACGCGCACTCCACCTCGCCCACGCTCGCGTTCGCACTGTCCCGCCTCGCCGACCCCGACACCCTGCACCACACCCCCATCGGCGTCTTCCGCAACGTCGAACGCCCCGTCTACGACACCCTGATGTCCGACCAACTCGACACCGCCATCGAGCAGAACGGCAAGGGCGACCTGGCCGCACTCCTCGCGGGCGGCGACACCTGGACCGTGGAGCGATCCTCATGA
- the fdxA gene encoding ferredoxin, giving the protein MTYVIAQPCVDLKDKACIDECPVDCIYEGARKMYIQPDECVDCGACEPVCPVEAIFFEDDTPDEWQDYRKTDLEFFAELGSPGGASRLGPLDTDHPVVAALPAPPL; this is encoded by the coding sequence ATGACGTACGTCATCGCCCAGCCCTGCGTCGACCTCAAGGACAAGGCATGCATCGACGAATGCCCCGTCGACTGCATCTATGAGGGCGCACGGAAGATGTACATCCAGCCCGACGAGTGCGTCGACTGCGGTGCCTGCGAACCCGTCTGTCCGGTCGAAGCCATCTTCTTCGAGGACGACACTCCCGACGAGTGGCAGGACTACCGCAAGACGGACCTGGAGTTCTTCGCCGAGCTCGGCTCGCCGGGTGGTGCTTCCCGGCTCGGGCCTCTCGACACCGATCACCCCGTGGTCGCCGCGCTGCCCGCCCCGCCCCTCTGA
- a CDS encoding class I SAM-dependent methyltransferase yields MSVTSRYKEAWEGFWRDAPDEEGAVFWDAEPVLTVGIHLALFEPHMTAAGLPVVDLGCGNGTQTRFLADRYPRVLGADLSAAALRQARNADPAGQVEFRQVDAAEKSEAEQLHAELGDVNVYMRGVLHQCDPDDRQPLVDGIATLLGERGRAFVVELAEAAGAVLRGLATSPEGPPPKLAPVFSHGLTPGEVADAAVPEYVTAAGLTVLAKGELPLTTTEFTPDGTRIELPSKWLVVGRAG; encoded by the coding sequence ATGAGTGTCACGAGTCGGTACAAGGAGGCGTGGGAGGGGTTCTGGCGGGATGCTCCCGACGAAGAGGGCGCCGTCTTCTGGGACGCCGAACCCGTGCTCACCGTCGGCATCCACCTCGCCCTCTTCGAGCCGCACATGACGGCCGCCGGCCTGCCCGTCGTGGACCTCGGCTGCGGCAACGGCACCCAGACCCGCTTCCTCGCCGACCGCTACCCGCGTGTCCTGGGAGCCGACCTGTCCGCCGCCGCCCTGCGGCAGGCACGGAACGCCGACCCGGCGGGGCAGGTGGAGTTCCGGCAGGTCGACGCTGCGGAGAAGTCCGAGGCCGAGCAGCTGCACGCGGAGCTCGGCGACGTGAACGTCTATATGCGCGGGGTGCTCCACCAGTGCGATCCCGATGACCGTCAGCCACTCGTCGACGGCATCGCGACGCTGCTCGGCGAGCGCGGCAGGGCGTTCGTCGTCGAGCTCGCCGAGGCCGCGGGGGCGGTCCTGAGAGGCCTCGCCACGAGCCCGGAGGGCCCGCCGCCGAAGCTGGCGCCGGTCTTCTCGCACGGCCTCACGCCGGGCGAGGTCGCGGACGCCGCCGTGCCGGAGTACGTCACGGCGGCGGGCCTCACGGTGCTCGCGAAGGGAGAACTGCCGCTGACCACCACCGAGTTCACCCCGGACGGCACACGGATCGAACTGCCGTCGAAGTGGCTGGTGGTGGGGCGGGCGGGCTGA
- a CDS encoding SpoIIE family protein phosphatase, with amino-acid sequence MEYGTPGGPVAQLAVAGRIPLAVVVIDGAGLVSHWSAGARKLFGYAKEAAVGSPAGDLLPVAGAIPGGRASYGEYDGLGPDLETSLDGRISYPAAGRARLSVPGGEDHRVDVLWWAYPLVGPGPERLLVLAADADRLADDDDREPGQVERIAPGFALHTDFPGADELAGRLPEILPSMSVGESSRIVSQVLELGYPVLEFSKHDRVPVTPDWGVPRRAERKARRLRVQQEAAQGVAPGPAAPEEAEDLEYAAVREHLEFLNEVSGRIGSSLDLSQTIIEVSRAVVPRFTDVAGTYLREQVVAGEGFPEGPPDETTMWHRVAVEHTDEPGRWDDVVPVGESMPFPSHTPFFQCMTSGDPVLVPRITEEMGNAIASQFEKRDIRPLINHRSMLVVPLKARNVVLGFMILLRHRERPVFNDMDRVTGAELAARAGLVLDNARMYTYQESVADTLQDSMLPHIEPRMTGCDIATRYLPGTLLGRVGGDWFDSVKLPGSRTALVVGDVMGHGLNSAAMMGQLRTAVQTMAALDLPPAQLLRNLDDLAQRLGEHYLATCLYAVYDPIASELHLANAGHIPPVLVRADDGRSELLDLPTGAPIGVGGVPFEAVTVRVAPGDRLLMCTDGLVEVRGEDIGVGLATLTESAAHPAASMDAACDTIIRALNTRGGRKDDVALLMARLNGVADEDVAHWRLALDPSEVSRARELVREQLRTWSRDALSETAELLVSELVTNAVRHSRGGRVELRLVRSGATLICEVEDDDHTLPTLLNAGPGDEFGRGLRIVSVLAKEWGTSRTASGKTVWFELVPPSR; translated from the coding sequence ATGGAATACGGCACCCCGGGCGGGCCGGTGGCGCAGCTCGCCGTGGCCGGCCGGATCCCCCTCGCCGTGGTCGTCATCGACGGCGCGGGCCTCGTCTCGCACTGGAGCGCCGGCGCACGGAAGCTGTTCGGGTACGCGAAGGAGGCGGCCGTCGGAAGTCCGGCGGGCGACCTGCTTCCGGTGGCGGGCGCGATCCCCGGGGGACGCGCGAGCTACGGCGAGTACGACGGCCTGGGTCCTGACCTGGAGACCTCCCTCGACGGACGCATCTCGTACCCTGCGGCCGGGCGCGCGCGGCTGTCCGTGCCCGGCGGCGAAGACCACCGGGTCGACGTCCTGTGGTGGGCGTACCCCCTCGTCGGCCCCGGCCCCGAGCGGTTGCTCGTGCTCGCCGCGGACGCCGACCGGCTGGCCGACGATGACGACCGCGAGCCGGGACAGGTCGAGCGGATAGCACCGGGGTTCGCCCTGCACACAGACTTCCCGGGAGCGGACGAGCTGGCCGGCCGGCTGCCCGAGATCCTGCCCAGCATGAGCGTGGGCGAGAGCTCCCGCATCGTGTCGCAGGTCCTTGAACTGGGCTATCCCGTCCTGGAGTTCAGCAAGCACGACCGTGTTCCCGTCACCCCGGACTGGGGTGTGCCGCGGCGCGCCGAGCGCAAGGCGCGCAGGCTGCGCGTCCAGCAGGAAGCCGCCCAGGGCGTCGCGCCGGGGCCCGCCGCACCCGAAGAGGCCGAGGATCTCGAATACGCGGCGGTGCGCGAGCACCTGGAGTTCCTGAACGAGGTCAGCGGGCGCATCGGCTCCTCGCTCGACCTCTCGCAGACGATCATCGAGGTCAGCCGGGCCGTCGTGCCGCGGTTCACGGACGTCGCGGGCACGTATCTGCGCGAACAGGTCGTCGCGGGCGAGGGCTTCCCGGAAGGTCCGCCGGACGAGACCACGATGTGGCACAGGGTCGCCGTGGAGCACACGGACGAGCCGGGCCGCTGGGACGACGTCGTACCCGTCGGCGAGTCCATGCCGTTCCCGTCGCACACACCGTTCTTCCAGTGCATGACCTCCGGCGACCCGGTCCTCGTGCCGCGCATCACCGAGGAGATGGGCAACGCGATCGCCTCGCAGTTCGAGAAGCGCGACATCCGCCCGCTCATCAACCACCGCTCGATGCTCGTCGTACCGCTGAAGGCCCGCAATGTGGTGCTCGGATTCATGATCCTGCTGCGCCACCGGGAACGGCCCGTCTTCAACGACATGGACCGCGTCACCGGCGCCGAACTCGCCGCCCGCGCGGGCCTCGTGCTCGACAACGCCCGCATGTACACCTACCAGGAGAGCGTCGCCGACACTCTCCAGGACAGCATGCTGCCGCACATCGAGCCGCGCATGACGGGCTGCGACATCGCCACCCGCTATCTGCCGGGCACGCTCCTCGGCCGGGTCGGCGGCGACTGGTTCGACTCCGTGAAACTTCCCGGCTCGCGCACCGCGCTCGTCGTCGGAGACGTGATGGGCCACGGCCTCAACTCGGCGGCGATGATGGGCCAGTTGCGCACGGCCGTGCAGACCATGGCCGCCCTCGACCTGCCGCCCGCCCAGCTCCTGCGCAACCTCGACGACCTGGCACAGCGGCTCGGCGAGCACTACCTCGCGACGTGTCTCTACGCGGTGTACGACCCCATCGCGAGCGAACTGCACCTCGCCAACGCGGGACACATCCCGCCCGTACTCGTCCGCGCCGACGACGGCCGCAGCGAACTCCTCGACCTGCCGACCGGGGCGCCCATCGGCGTCGGAGGCGTGCCCTTCGAGGCGGTCACCGTCCGGGTGGCGCCCGGCGACCGGCTGCTGATGTGCACCGACGGCCTCGTCGAGGTCCGCGGCGAGGACATCGGCGTCGGCCTCGCCACGCTCACCGAGTCCGCGGCCCACCCGGCCGCCTCCATGGACGCCGCCTGCGACACCATCATCCGCGCCCTCAACACCCGCGGCGGACGCAAGGACGACGTGGCCCTTCTGATGGCACGCCTGAACGGCGTCGCGGACGAGGACGTCGCCCACTGGCGGCTCGCACTGGACCCGAGCGAGGTGAGCAGGGCGCGCGAGCTGGTCCGCGAGCAGCTGCGCACCTGGTCCCGCGACGCCCTGTCCGAGACCGCCGAGCTCCTGGTCAGCGAACTCGTCACGAACGCCGTACGGCACTCGCGCGGCGGCCGTGTCGAACTCCGCCTCGTCCGCTCGGGGGCCACGCTGATCTGCGAGGTCGAGGACGACGACCACACCCTGCCCACGCTCCTGAACGCGGGCCCCGGTGACGAGTTCGGTCGCGGACTGCGGATCGTCAGCGTGCTCGCCAAGGAGTGGGGGACCAGTCGTACGGCCTCCGGCAAGACCGTGTGGTTCGAGCTGGTGCCGCCTAGTAGGTGA
- a CDS encoding MFS transporter, whose product MGGTTLVQGAEQEDAEGAAVATVPPGIEEAPPPQEHVSATAGLSPGRVRMVFVGLMLALLLAALEQMIVATALPKIVGELHGLDRMSWAITAYLLTSTIGLPIYGKLGDLFGRKGVFQFAIVIFVIGSALAGWSRTMDQLIAFRAIQGIGAGGLMIGVQAIIADIVPPRERGRYMGLIGASFGLASVAGPLLGGFFTDHVTWRWCFYFNVPFGLVTLLVVSFGLKLPKRTVRARLDVLGALLLASASTCLVLVTSWGGTEYAWGSRVILGLAAGAVASTVLFVVAERFAAEPIIPLRLFRDPVFNITGVVGMVVGVALFGAASYLPTFLQMVDGASATESGLLMLPMMGGVVGASVLSGQLISHTGRYKIYPVIGGILSVIGMWLLSRLEADTPRLHYSIWMAVLGAGVGLVMPVLILAVQNAVRPSDLGTATSANNYFRQIGGSVGAAIFGTLFADRLADSLADRIPAGAGLPDPEAITPQLVHAMPAPLREGYIQAYADAMPRIFLYLVPVLVLGMLITFFLKETPLLSSAASQDAPTAEPTNIPQARTSYAAGVPVCGTVQHPDGTVVPRAALTLIDVGGRQIGRGASGDDGRYALSTPGSGSFVLIAAAGGHQPQAVTVTVGERPVELDVVLGGAGRLAGSVVTADGTPVRDAAVTLTDVRGEVVATTRSGREGGYVITELVAGEYTLAASAPAFRPAALPVSVQASRETRQDVELAGGAVLRGTVRATGGRPVEDARVTLLDAAGNVVDTLTTREDGTFRFIDLSSGEYTVIAAGYPPVATVLQVAGGGRTERDLQLGHED is encoded by the coding sequence GTGGGTGGCACGACGCTGGTGCAGGGCGCCGAGCAGGAGGACGCCGAGGGGGCGGCGGTGGCCACGGTGCCGCCGGGCATCGAAGAGGCGCCGCCACCCCAGGAGCACGTGTCGGCGACGGCAGGGCTCAGCCCCGGGCGCGTCCGGATGGTCTTCGTCGGGCTCATGCTCGCCCTGCTGCTCGCCGCGCTCGAGCAGATGATCGTCGCCACCGCGCTCCCGAAGATCGTCGGTGAGCTGCACGGCCTGGACCGGATGTCCTGGGCGATCACCGCCTATCTGCTCACGTCCACGATCGGGCTGCCCATCTACGGCAAGCTCGGGGACCTCTTCGGGCGCAAGGGCGTCTTCCAGTTCGCCATCGTCATCTTCGTCATCGGCTCCGCGCTGGCCGGCTGGTCGCGCACGATGGACCAGCTCATCGCCTTCCGTGCCATCCAGGGCATCGGCGCGGGCGGCCTCATGATCGGCGTACAGGCGATCATCGCGGACATCGTCCCGCCCCGGGAACGCGGCCGCTACATGGGCCTGATCGGCGCCTCCTTCGGCCTCGCGTCGGTCGCGGGACCGCTGCTCGGCGGGTTCTTCACCGACCACGTCACCTGGCGCTGGTGCTTCTACTTCAATGTGCCCTTCGGGCTCGTCACCCTCCTCGTCGTCAGCTTCGGGCTCAAGCTGCCCAAGCGCACGGTGAGGGCCCGACTCGACGTCCTCGGCGCGCTGTTGCTCGCCTCGGCCTCCACCTGCCTGGTGCTCGTGACCAGTTGGGGCGGCACCGAGTACGCGTGGGGATCGCGCGTCATCCTCGGGCTCGCGGCCGGAGCCGTCGCCTCGACGGTGCTCTTCGTCGTCGCCGAACGCTTCGCCGCAGAACCGATCATCCCGCTACGGCTGTTCCGCGACCCGGTCTTCAACATCACCGGCGTGGTGGGCATGGTCGTCGGCGTCGCCCTCTTCGGGGCGGCCAGCTATCTGCCGACCTTCCTGCAGATGGTGGACGGCGCGAGCGCCACCGAGTCCGGGCTGCTCATGCTGCCGATGATGGGCGGCGTCGTGGGCGCCTCGGTCCTCTCCGGCCAGCTCATCAGCCACACCGGGCGCTACAAGATCTATCCCGTCATCGGCGGCATCCTGTCCGTCATCGGCATGTGGCTGCTCTCCCGGCTTGAGGCCGACACACCCCGGCTGCACTACAGCATCTGGATGGCCGTGCTCGGTGCGGGCGTCGGCCTCGTCATGCCGGTGCTCATCCTCGCCGTACAGAACGCGGTACGCCCCTCCGACCTCGGCACCGCCACCAGCGCCAACAACTACTTCCGGCAGATCGGCGGCAGCGTCGGCGCCGCGATCTTCGGCACGCTCTTCGCCGACCGGCTCGCGGACTCGCTCGCCGACCGCATCCCGGCCGGGGCCGGTCTCCCGGACCCCGAGGCCATCACCCCGCAGCTCGTCCACGCGATGCCCGCCCCGCTGCGCGAGGGCTACATCCAGGCGTACGCCGACGCGATGCCCCGCATCTTCCTCTACCTGGTGCCGGTGCTCGTCCTCGGCATGCTGATCACCTTCTTCCTCAAGGAGACACCCCTGTTGTCCAGCGCAGCGTCCCAGGACGCCCCCACGGCCGAGCCCACGAACATCCCCCAGGCCCGCACCTCGTACGCCGCCGGGGTCCCCGTCTGCGGCACCGTGCAGCACCCGGACGGCACCGTGGTGCCCCGCGCCGCCCTGACCCTCATCGACGTCGGGGGCAGGCAGATCGGCCGCGGTGCGAGCGGGGACGACGGGCGGTACGCGCTCTCCACGCCGGGCTCGGGATCGTTCGTCCTGATCGCGGCCGCCGGGGGCCATCAGCCGCAGGCGGTCACCGTCACCGTCGGCGAGCGCCCCGTGGAACTGGACGTGGTGCTCGGCGGCGCGGGGCGCCTGGCCGGCAGCGTGGTCACCGCCGACGGGACGCCGGTCAGGGACGCCGCGGTCACCCTCACCGACGTCCGCGGAGAGGTCGTCGCCACCACCCGCAGCGGGCGCGAAGGCGGTTATGTGATCACGGAACTGGTGGCGGGCGAGTACACCCTGGCCGCCAGCGCGCCCGCCTTCCGGCCCGCGGCCCTGCCCGTTTCCGTGCAGGCCTCCCGCGAGACCCGGCAGGACGTCGAACTCGCGGGCGGTGCCGTCCTGCGCGGGACCGTGCGGGCCACCGGCGGGCGGCCCGTGGAGGACGCCCGCGTGACGCTGCTCGACGCGGCGGGCAACGTCGTGGACACCCTCACCACGAGGGAGGACGGCACCTTCCGGTTCATCGACCTGTCGTCCGGCGAGTACACCGTCATCGCCGCGGGCTACCCGCCGGTGGCGACCGTGCTCCAGGTCGCGGGCGGCGGGCGTACGGAGCGGGATCTGCAACTGGGCCACGAGGACTAG
- a CDS encoding SRPBCC family protein codes for MAQVEATTERIIAARPEDVFDALADYEGTRPKILSEHFSEFEVREGGDGDGTLVHWKLQATSKRIRDCLLEVSEPTDGELVEKDRNSSMVTTWTVTPAGEGKARVVVSTVWNGAGGIGGFFEKTFAPKGLGRIYDAVLGKLAAEVEK; via the coding sequence ATGGCGCAGGTCGAGGCGACCACGGAGCGGATCATCGCGGCGCGGCCGGAGGACGTCTTCGACGCGCTCGCCGACTACGAAGGCACGCGTCCGAAGATCCTGTCCGAGCACTTCAGTGAGTTCGAGGTGCGTGAGGGCGGGGACGGCGACGGGACGCTCGTCCACTGGAAGCTGCAGGCCACCAGCAAGCGCATCCGGGACTGCCTCCTCGAGGTCAGCGAGCCGACCGACGGTGAGCTCGTCGAGAAGGACCGCAACTCCTCCATGGTCACCACCTGGACCGTGACCCCGGCGGGAGAGGGCAAGGCGCGCGTGGTCGTCTCCACCGTGTGGAACGGTGCGGGTGGCATCGGCGGCTTCTTCGAAAAGACCTTCGCGCCCAAGGGGCTCGGGCGGATCTACGACGCGGTGCTCGGCAAGCTCGCCGCCGAGGTCGAGAAGTAG
- a CDS encoding Rv2578c family radical SAM protein, producing MRWENLADGPSRGVADAALFGADAVTTRTFDTPEFRGITFHEIRARTIVNRVPGASRMPFEWTVNPYRGCTHACVYCFARKTHSYLDQDTGLGFDSQIVVKVNAPDLLRRQLASPRWHGQHIAMGTNVDCYQRAEGRYGLMPGIIAALRDHANPFSILTKGTLILRDLDLLRQAAAVTDVGISVSVGFVDQELWRTVEPGTPAPERRLDVVRTLTDHGIGCGVLMAPVIPFIGDRPEQLRATVRAIAASGATSVTPLVLHLRPGAREWFMAWLEQHHPYLVRRYERLYAEGAYAPKWYQRRITRQVHELAEEFGIGPARADATRRIRPPQDSGAHTETAPPGGTQLALL from the coding sequence ATGCGCTGGGAGAACCTCGCCGACGGGCCGTCACGGGGTGTCGCGGATGCCGCGCTGTTCGGCGCGGACGCGGTCACCACCAGGACCTTCGACACCCCCGAGTTCCGTGGGATCACCTTCCACGAGATCCGGGCCAGGACCATCGTGAACCGGGTGCCCGGAGCGTCCCGCATGCCGTTCGAGTGGACGGTCAATCCGTACCGGGGGTGCACGCACGCGTGCGTCTACTGTTTCGCGCGCAAGACGCACAGTTATCTGGACCAGGACACGGGGCTCGGCTTCGACAGCCAGATCGTGGTCAAGGTCAACGCCCCCGACCTGCTGCGCCGCCAGCTCGCCTCGCCCCGCTGGCACGGCCAGCACATCGCGATGGGCACGAACGTCGACTGCTATCAGCGGGCCGAGGGGCGCTACGGCCTCATGCCGGGGATCATCGCCGCCCTGCGCGACCACGCGAACCCCTTCTCCATCCTCACGAAGGGCACGCTGATCCTGCGGGACCTCGACCTGCTGCGGCAGGCCGCCGCCGTCACCGACGTGGGGATCTCCGTGTCCGTCGGCTTCGTCGACCAGGAGCTGTGGCGCACGGTCGAGCCGGGCACGCCCGCTCCGGAGCGGCGGCTCGACGTGGTGCGCACGCTGACCGATCACGGCATCGGGTGCGGGGTGCTCATGGCGCCCGTGATCCCCTTCATCGGGGACCGGCCCGAGCAACTGCGGGCGACCGTACGGGCGATCGCCGCCTCGGGAGCGACGTCCGTGACGCCGCTCGTGCTGCATCTGCGGCCGGGGGCGCGCGAGTGGTTCATGGCCTGGCTGGAGCAGCACCATCCGTATCTCGTGCGGCGCTACGAACGGCTGTACGCGGAAGGCGCCTACGCACCCAAGTGGTACCAGCGCCGGATCACCCGCCAAGTGCACGAGCTGGCCGAGGAGTTCGGCATCGGCCCCGCGCGGGCGGACGCCACCCGCCGTATCCGCCCACCCCAAGACTCAGGCGCCCACACCGAGACCGCCCCTCCCGGCGGCACCCAGCTCGCCCTGCTGTGA
- a CDS encoding RidA family protein has product MSRLTHINAPDGVFPATAYTHVVMGTGRFVAISGQLPLDERGELVGEGDAAAQARQVFDNLRRCLLAAGGGFDDIVKLTYYVTDMAYMPAIRAARDVHMDPERLPASSAVQVAALVSPRFMMEIEAYAVL; this is encoded by the coding sequence ATGAGCCGACTGACCCACATCAACGCCCCCGACGGCGTCTTCCCCGCCACCGCGTACACGCACGTCGTCATGGGCACCGGCCGCTTCGTCGCGATCTCCGGGCAGCTCCCCCTGGACGAGCGCGGGGAACTGGTCGGCGAGGGGGACGCGGCCGCCCAGGCGCGGCAGGTCTTCGACAATCTGCGGCGCTGCCTGCTGGCCGCGGGCGGCGGCTTCGACGACATAGTGAAGCTGACGTACTACGTCACGGACATGGCGTACATGCCCGCGATCCGGGCCGCACGCGACGTCCACATGGACCCGGAGCGGCTCCCGGCGTCCTCCGCCGTGCAGGTCGCCGCTCTCGTGTCGCCGCGGTTCATGATGGAGATCGAGGCGTACGCCGTCCTGTGA
- a CDS encoding adenylosuccinate lyase, which translates to MDVELRTVTERLRREAGVSESYERLVATGDVEELAEVLAAAGQPLWARELAAVRLGAAGDNRAFESLVLLLNHRDPSRCAAAAYALARLRDPRTARAAAALATNELRVAYALYPVRLLTELRAPESAPALITTLGRRLAPHDPYGKIALACVEGLGALEDPRARPVLTRAIGYPRLAAAAAAALARLPG; encoded by the coding sequence ATGGACGTGGAGTTGCGCACGGTGACGGAACGCTTACGCCGCGAGGCGGGGGTCTCGGAGAGTTACGAGAGGCTGGTCGCGACCGGCGATGTGGAGGAACTGGCGGAGGTGCTCGCCGCGGCGGGTCAGCCACTGTGGGCACGGGAGCTGGCGGCGGTCCGCCTCGGTGCCGCCGGGGACAACCGGGCCTTCGAGTCCCTGGTGCTGCTCCTGAACCACCGGGACCCCTCGCGCTGCGCGGCCGCCGCGTACGCCCTGGCCAGGTTGCGTGATCCACGTACGGCACGGGCGGCAGCCGCCCTGGCCACCAATGAGCTGAGGGTCGCCTACGCCCTGTACCCCGTGCGTCTGCTCACCGAGCTGCGCGCCCCCGAATCGGCGCCCGCCCTCATCACCACGCTGGGGCGCAGGCTCGCCCCGCACGATCCGTACGGGAAGATCGCGCTGGCCTGCGTGGAGGGCCTGGGGGCGCTGGAGGACCCGCGGGCCCGGCCCGTTCTGACCCGCGCCATCGGCTATCCGCGGCTCGCGGCGGCGGCCGCCGCGGCCCTCGCCCGACTGCCGGGCTAG